The following are encoded in a window of Armatimonas rosea genomic DNA:
- a CDS encoding Hsp70 family protein: protein MELAVDFGTTNSVVAVVEEGNIRVISLPAIAREQPTTQATLVPTCVFVREKRRRLWPRFWMTEPEALIGQAALAHNFEGGAPGFAQSFKRALAQEPHRPVASVQGKTIAAREAAYLFLRELTAAARAAAAPGDKKLTQLTISGPVGYFETYRAELATLTKRLGVKSFKTIDEPIAAALGYGVNVGRDETLLVVDWGGGTLNLAVIRLGPGVLASGAAPILAKHMVGKGGDDVDYWLMEELLPGFEDIAAGRYDAKWEVMRAKESVSRTGGSTPISWRGIQRTLDRESLVALLTKRGLYDDLRTALTDIKIQLAETAPDLKVDEVLLTGGSTLLPEVPAVVDSFFPEAIVRHDNEFVFTAVASGAARFAGGVPVDDFIYHDYAIAVQESDGSVGYELLSPRRTRYPTAPDFAVRYYADYAGMEEMRFRVCEIGRLGQKPVAWEPRPNGSRYWSPKGETERAQVMELNPADAPLPLNPAGVGTSPRLRVTYNINADRWLCMTVEDLVKKQTLRDNVPVVRLR, encoded by the coding sequence GTGGAACTTGCTGTTGATTTTGGGACGACCAATAGTGTGGTCGCCGTGGTCGAAGAGGGCAATATTCGGGTGATCTCCCTGCCCGCAATCGCGCGGGAGCAGCCGACAACGCAGGCGACCCTGGTGCCGACCTGTGTCTTTGTGCGCGAGAAACGCCGTCGCCTCTGGCCGCGCTTCTGGATGACCGAGCCCGAGGCGCTGATCGGGCAGGCGGCGCTGGCACACAACTTCGAGGGCGGCGCTCCCGGCTTTGCCCAGAGCTTCAAGCGGGCCCTGGCCCAAGAGCCCCACCGCCCCGTGGCCTCCGTGCAGGGAAAGACCATCGCGGCCCGCGAGGCGGCCTATCTGTTTCTCCGGGAGCTGACCGCCGCCGCACGCGCCGCCGCCGCCCCCGGCGATAAGAAACTCACGCAGCTGACGATCTCCGGCCCCGTGGGGTACTTCGAGACCTACCGCGCCGAGCTGGCGACCCTGACCAAGCGCCTGGGAGTCAAGAGCTTCAAGACCATCGACGAGCCCATCGCGGCCGCACTGGGCTACGGTGTCAATGTCGGGCGGGACGAGACCCTACTCGTGGTGGACTGGGGTGGGGGAACCCTCAACCTCGCGGTGATTCGCCTCGGGCCAGGCGTCTTGGCATCGGGGGCGGCACCCATTCTCGCCAAGCACATGGTGGGCAAGGGCGGCGACGATGTGGACTACTGGCTGATGGAGGAACTGCTCCCCGGCTTTGAGGACATCGCGGCCGGGCGCTACGATGCCAAGTGGGAGGTGATGCGCGCCAAGGAGTCCGTGAGCCGCACGGGCGGCTCGACCCCGATCTCCTGGCGGGGAATCCAGCGAACCCTCGACCGCGAGAGCCTGGTAGCCCTGCTGACCAAGCGCGGCCTCTACGACGACCTGCGCACCGCCCTCACGGACATCAAGATCCAGCTCGCGGAGACGGCCCCGGACTTAAAAGTGGACGAAGTCCTGCTCACGGGCGGCTCGACACTCTTGCCCGAGGTGCCCGCCGTCGTCGATAGCTTCTTCCCCGAGGCCATTGTTCGCCACGACAATGAGTTTGTCTTCACCGCGGTCGCCAGCGGCGCGGCACGCTTTGCTGGCGGTGTCCCCGTCGATGATTTCATCTACCACGACTACGCCATCGCGGTGCAAGAATCCGATGGCAGTGTGGGCTACGAGCTGCTCTCCCCGCGCCGCACGCGCTACCCCACCGCGCCGGACTTCGCGGTGCGCTACTACGCCGACTACGCCGGGATGGAGGAGATGCGCTTCCGGGTCTGTGAGATCGGGCGGCTGGGGCAGAAGCCCGTTGCCTGGGAGCCACGCCCCAACGGTAGCCGCTACTGGAGTCCCAAGGGCGAGACGGAGCGTGCGCAGGTAATGGAGCTCAATCCCGCCGATGCGCCGTTGCCGCTGAACCCTGCAGGAGTCGGGACTTCGCCGCGCCTCCGCGTGACCTACAACATCAACGCCGACCGCTGGCTCTGCATGACGGTGGAGGACCTGGTGAAAAAGCAAACCCTCCGCGACAATGTCCCCGTCGTGCGCCTGCGCTAG
- a CDS encoding DUF5050 domain-containing protein — MKLRPLLSAPWAISLVSLASLTVAAGCGGSSSKTGAEATRSASVSLSIRWPEQTRLIPVGAQSIAIELRDSAGALLLPLRVIPRPTSGSTSTVVFNNLSRGDIVIKASAYPTTTGTGVAQARGTVGATLVSGQTTAAALTMDSTIDRVEIYSPGPLSFTKGGRLDLFAIAYNSAGESVFVDNSQWEWSISNGTDFLFYPSGDYAAVESNAIAFTYITLRDKESGKTTTVPVFSHRTNSEKIIFTSNRDGDEEIYSMSADGSGVQRLTSTANRDDLSILSPDGSKIAYACQPSSDGEVCMMNTDGSGQVNITNTAFNDQPFSFSPDSKKVAIMTNRYLTGGYEIATMNLDGTGVTRLTNNTNIDDAAPMFSPDGKKIVFTSKRNNNTDIYIVNADGTGENRLTTDPKFDESPMFSPDGKKIVFTSFRNTYNEIYTMNIDGTNQTRLTNANEGNYNPIFSPDGKKILFVRLYYLFSRDICIMDADGSNFKRLTNNSIEETRPTFSPDGQSILFESYTAGKGELYKMNLDGTGLINLTNNPASDSYSSWLGSRNDYNLF; from the coding sequence ATGAAACTACGACCACTATTGTCGGCCCCGTGGGCAATTTCGCTGGTGTCGTTGGCAAGCCTGACCGTGGCAGCAGGATGTGGCGGTTCTTCGTCCAAGACCGGAGCAGAAGCCACACGCAGCGCCAGTGTCTCTTTAAGTATTCGCTGGCCGGAGCAGACGCGTCTCATTCCCGTGGGGGCGCAGAGCATTGCGATCGAGCTCCGGGATAGCGCCGGAGCCCTCCTTCTCCCTCTACGTGTGATCCCGCGCCCTACATCGGGCTCTACGTCCACCGTTGTCTTCAACAACCTAAGCCGTGGCGATATCGTGATCAAGGCAAGTGCCTATCCCACGACCACTGGTACCGGTGTGGCACAGGCACGTGGCACGGTCGGAGCAACACTCGTCAGTGGCCAGACAACCGCGGCGGCCTTAACCATGGACTCCACGATTGATCGTGTGGAGATCTACTCACCCGGCCCTCTCTCCTTCACCAAAGGCGGTCGGCTAGACCTCTTCGCCATTGCCTACAACAGTGCAGGAGAGTCGGTGTTTGTCGACAACAGCCAGTGGGAGTGGTCGATCAGCAATGGGACAGACTTCTTGTTCTACCCCTCGGGTGACTACGCCGCTGTGGAGTCCAATGCAATCGCCTTTACCTATATCACCCTGCGCGACAAGGAGTCGGGGAAGACGACAACGGTACCTGTCTTCAGCCACCGGACCAACAGCGAAAAGATTATCTTCACCAGCAATCGGGACGGGGATGAGGAGATCTATAGCATGAGTGCAGACGGCTCGGGAGTGCAGCGCCTCACCTCCACAGCCAACCGTGACGATCTTTCGATTCTCTCTCCCGATGGTAGTAAGATTGCCTATGCCTGCCAGCCAAGCTCCGATGGCGAGGTATGCATGATGAACACAGACGGCTCCGGCCAGGTCAATATCACCAATACTGCCTTCAACGATCAGCCTTTCTCTTTCTCTCCCGACAGTAAAAAAGTCGCGATAATGACAAATCGCTACTTAACGGGCGGATATGAGATCGCAACCATGAACTTAGACGGGACAGGAGTCACGCGGCTTACCAACAATACCAATATCGACGATGCCGCACCGATGTTCTCCCCGGATGGGAAGAAAATAGTTTTTACGAGTAAGCGTAATAACAATACAGATATCTACATTGTCAATGCAGATGGCACAGGAGAGAACCGACTTACCACCGATCCGAAATTTGATGAATCGCCAATGTTCTCCCCGGATGGGAAGAAAATAGTCTTTACCAGCTTTCGTAATACCTACAATGAGATCTACACAATGAACATTGATGGCACGAATCAAACAAGACTAACCAATGCAAATGAGGGCAACTACAATCCCATATTTTCTCCTGATGGCAAAAAGATACTTTTTGTCCGATTATACTATCTATTCTCACGAGATATCTGCATCATGGATGCAGACGGAAGCAATTTCAAGCGACTTACCAATAACTCCATTGAGGAGACGCGTCCAACATTCTCACCCGATGGCCAGTCGATTCTTTTTGAGAGCTACACTGCGGGCAAGGGCGAGCTCTATAAAATGAACCTAGATGGTACGGGCTTGATCAATCTGACGAATAATCCAGCCTCGGATAGCTACAGCTCCTGGCTCGGGTCGCGCAATGACTATAACCTGTTTTAA
- a CDS encoding HEAT repeat domain-containing protein, producing the protein MSIPTETSALIAQLTSPDYGVRLIALGKLVEAGEAAVPALLEALRRPDPLLKACAACALAGIGTPRAALPLVALWEADPFDPSAIEALSEFAGKLARAPQTEDIPALMELLPCYKKTSETKNGVSGRVVGQEISVLAAEGLSKLARTAPSPQLRAALPLLKRDIWHSSPDEFGEAREWIEDATHKWKDLPVTAFAPQPKASELPLPAEKPERP; encoded by the coding sequence ATGAGTATCCCAACGGAAACATCCGCGCTGATCGCCCAGCTGACAAGCCCTGATTATGGGGTGCGCCTGATCGCGCTGGGCAAGCTGGTCGAGGCTGGTGAGGCAGCCGTGCCTGCGCTGCTGGAGGCGCTCAGACGCCCGGACCCTCTTCTGAAAGCCTGCGCGGCCTGTGCGCTGGCGGGGATCGGGACGCCACGTGCCGCCCTCCCGCTGGTTGCTCTCTGGGAGGCCGATCCCTTCGATCCCTCCGCCATTGAGGCCCTCTCCGAGTTTGCCGGGAAGCTGGCACGCGCGCCACAGACCGAAGACATTCCCGCGCTAATGGAGCTCTTGCCCTGCTACAAAAAGACCAGTGAGACAAAAAACGGAGTCAGTGGGCGGGTGGTGGGCCAGGAGATCTCGGTGCTCGCGGCGGAGGGGCTGAGCAAGCTCGCACGCACCGCACCCTCACCGCAGCTCCGCGCCGCGTTGCCCCTGCTTAAGCGCGATATCTGGCACAGTAGCCCCGATGAGTTTGGCGAGGCGCGCGAGTGGATCGAGGATGCCACCCATAAGTGGAAAGACCTGCCGGTGACTGCCTTTGCGCCCCAGCCCAAGGCCAGTGAGCTTCCGCTCCCCGCCGAGAAGCCCGAGCGCCCATGA
- a CDS encoding HEAT repeat domain-containing protein codes for METEAKTTQELIEQLQSHQYGARFVALGRLIELGESAIPLLTEALYHPDKALRIRVACALAGIGATDASVVLPIADLWEELPADSVLGEAFLVVVRELAAGVRPEHIPVLTRLLDCYKKTPLSSSSAPATVPVGLQVTTMAAGALETLAKRTPTRELLTPLAHLPKGGFFSSGPAVLTHAHKVLDEATKQWQFDPHRRDLPVPAEKSEKTEASETK; via the coding sequence ATGGAAACAGAAGCTAAGACAACGCAAGAGCTGATTGAGCAGCTCCAGAGCCACCAGTACGGCGCACGTTTTGTTGCCCTGGGAAGGCTGATCGAGCTCGGGGAGTCCGCGATTCCCTTGCTCACCGAGGCCCTCTACCACCCCGATAAGGCCCTGCGGATTCGTGTTGCCTGCGCGCTCGCAGGGATTGGCGCGACCGATGCCAGTGTCGTTCTGCCGATAGCCGATCTCTGGGAGGAGCTGCCCGCTGATAGTGTCCTTGGAGAGGCATTCCTGGTCGTGGTGCGTGAGCTGGCCGCCGGTGTCCGACCCGAGCATATCCCGGTACTGACACGGCTCCTAGATTGTTACAAAAAGACCCCTCTGTCGAGCTCATCCGCACCCGCGACGGTGCCTGTAGGGCTGCAAGTGACCACGATGGCAGCCGGAGCGCTGGAGACTCTCGCCAAGCGCACGCCCACCCGTGAGCTTCTCACCCCACTTGCGCATCTGCCAAAAGGCGGCTTTTTTTCCTCGGGCCCCGCTGTCTTGACGCATGCCCACAAAGTGCTGGATGAGGCCACCAAGCAATGGCAGTTCGATCCCCACCGCCGTGATCTGCCCGTTCCGGCGGAGAAGTCCGAAAAGACAGAGGCAAGTGAGACAAAATGA
- a CDS encoding HEAT repeat domain-containing protein yields the protein MSTVEHWIAQLHASSYETRQEASEQLVALGERAVPALIEVACAPKLVARMRAMEALGTIGDRRAFWPLAELTLPDDDYELTMTRRKTLTQLAERLAIAPVRSDAAWFIAIVRKYRFDSYGQSIAVAAARGALTLAQSDPGPELLPILALLKGNFLYAAPPAFGPIRKALLPLLADWKDLPVAADAPLLDGTDLPRPSQAE from the coding sequence ATGAGCACGGTTGAGCACTGGATCGCCCAGCTCCATGCCTCCAGCTACGAGACGCGTCAGGAGGCATCCGAGCAGCTAGTGGCGCTGGGGGAGAGAGCGGTTCCTGCGCTGATCGAGGTCGCCTGCGCTCCCAAGCTGGTCGCACGGATGCGCGCTATGGAAGCGCTGGGAACGATAGGGGACCGACGCGCGTTCTGGCCACTGGCGGAGCTCACCCTGCCCGACGACGACTATGAGCTGACAATGACCCGCCGCAAAACCCTCACTCAGCTCGCCGAGCGCCTCGCCATCGCTCCTGTCCGCAGCGATGCCGCCTGGTTTATCGCGATCGTTCGGAAGTACCGCTTTGATTCCTACGGCCAGTCCATCGCGGTCGCCGCAGCACGCGGAGCGCTCACGCTGGCCCAGAGCGACCCAGGGCCAGAGCTCTTGCCGATCTTGGCGCTGCTCAAGGGAAATTTTCTCTACGCGGCGCCCCCGGCATTTGGCCCTATCCGCAAGGCCCTTCTGCCCCTGCTCGCCGATTGGAAAGACCTTCCCGTTGCCGCCGATGCGCCTCTGCTCGATGGTACCGACCTTCCCCGCCCGTCGCAGGCAGAGTAG
- a CDS encoding HEAT repeat domain-containing protein has translation MTELEQGLAWLDTDDHLIRRQGLELLRKLGDDAIPPLIDLACSYKVVARMRAIEALGELGDPDAFWPLANLGHELLLTRRKAMQAIVAHVAEAPTREDAAWLIGIIKTFRRDPQGQELVQAAVQGALSLARRDPCPELAPLLPLLTDELEDLRHELQRHLAAYKDLPRIADSPEKRSADLPRPASR, from the coding sequence ATGACAGAGCTGGAACAAGGGCTGGCGTGGCTGGATACCGACGATCACCTCATCCGGAGGCAGGGGCTGGAGCTGCTACGAAAGCTCGGCGACGATGCGATCCCGCCGCTGATCGACCTGGCGTGCTCCTACAAAGTGGTCGCGCGGATGCGTGCGATCGAGGCCCTAGGGGAGCTGGGCGACCCCGATGCCTTCTGGCCGCTGGCCAACCTGGGGCATGAGCTCCTGCTGACACGGCGCAAGGCGATGCAGGCGATTGTGGCGCACGTCGCTGAGGCACCCACCCGAGAAGACGCCGCTTGGCTGATTGGGATTATCAAGACCTTCCGCCGTGACCCGCAAGGCCAAGAACTTGTCCAAGCCGCCGTGCAGGGCGCCTTGAGCCTCGCCCGCCGCGACCCCTGCCCCGAGCTCGCACCGCTCCTGCCGCTCCTCACCGACGAGCTAGAGGACCTGCGCCACGAGCTCCAGCGGCACCTCGCCGCCTACAAAGACCTCCCCCGGATCGCCGACTCCCCGGAGAAGCGTAGTGCTGACCTCCCCCGTCCCGCAAGCCGATAG